Proteins encoded in a region of the Cytobacillus pseudoceanisediminis genome:
- a CDS encoding adenine phosphoribosyltransferase, producing MDLKQYITIVEDWPKPGIKFKDITTLMDNGEAYKYATDQIVEYAREKKIDLVVGPEARGFIIGCPVAYSLGVGFAPVRKEGKLPRETVKVNYGLEYGKDILTIHKDAIKPGQRVLITDDLLATGGTIDATIQLVEELGGVVAGIAFLIELTYLDGRKKLDDYDILTLMQY from the coding sequence ATGGACTTAAAACAGTATATAACAATTGTTGAAGATTGGCCGAAGCCAGGCATAAAATTTAAAGATATTACAACACTTATGGACAACGGTGAAGCGTATAAATATGCGACTGACCAAATTGTTGAATATGCCCGTGAAAAGAAAATTGATCTGGTTGTTGGCCCGGAAGCCCGCGGATTCATCATCGGCTGCCCTGTTGCTTATTCATTAGGTGTAGGTTTTGCCCCTGTCCGCAAAGAAGGAAAACTTCCCCGTGAAACAGTCAAGGTTAATTATGGCTTAGAATATGGCAAGGATATATTAACCATTCATAAAGATGCCATCAAACCTGGGCAAAGAGTTCTGATCACTGACGATCTCCTTGCGACAGGCGGAACAATTGATGCAACCATCCAGCTGGTTGAAGAACTTGGCGGAGTAGTGGCTGGCATTGCATTCCTTATCGAATTAACATACCTTGATGGCCGTAAAAAGCTTGACGATTACGATATTCTGACATTGATGCAATATTAA